From Bradyrhizobium sp. NDS-1, the proteins below share one genomic window:
- a CDS encoding MATE family efflux transporter → MNDTDKEFVVESDCNMMPKKKQKIDLSDPNLSSLILRLAIPAVVGLSIVALHQAVNAIFVGALGVQAIAAVSMTLPIVLLLAAVGEGIGVGTASFISRHLGANEYLEASRGASTALALAAPIGLVVTAALLPSLRVIFATLGATPTIMPVALDYAVILLFGYTVMLLNIVSGFIVRAEGNTRFSMWTMIAAFVLNAVLDPIFIFSMDFGVRGAALATLVSQIAAICLYIAYFTKPGGIVLVRISHISLGAGRIRQLALVGAPATMTSVLSAIAVMLLYGAAAPFGDESIAAVGIAARILTIGALPITGFCIGAQAVLGFGWGARDFARILKTAKFMLLMTVALSVTYSAAVVVFVRPLVRLFSDSDKVTELAVSTCIVFHLFFGLFGVQSFVTTMLQSFGRARLSAVVSLARQGYLFIPAVLLFPVVSGFNGLLASQAIAELGAGMIALFVLVHQFAELRRALRHLPSRTIEVAG, encoded by the coding sequence ATGAATGACACGGATAAGGAATTCGTTGTCGAGAGCGATTGCAATATGATGCCCAAGAAGAAACAGAAGATCGATTTATCGGACCCCAATCTCTCGAGCCTTATCCTCCGGCTCGCCATTCCGGCTGTTGTTGGCCTGTCGATCGTCGCGTTACATCAGGCCGTTAACGCGATCTTTGTTGGCGCGCTTGGCGTGCAGGCGATCGCAGCTGTCAGTATGACCTTGCCGATCGTGCTCCTGCTAGCGGCGGTCGGAGAGGGGATCGGCGTTGGGACGGCGTCGTTCATATCTCGTCATCTGGGCGCTAATGAGTACCTGGAGGCGAGTCGAGGCGCAAGTACTGCACTCGCGCTCGCCGCTCCGATCGGTCTTGTCGTTACGGCCGCTCTGCTTCCAAGCCTACGAGTGATCTTCGCAACGCTCGGGGCAACTCCAACCATCATGCCCGTGGCGCTCGACTACGCGGTGATACTTTTGTTCGGGTACACTGTGATGCTTCTGAACATCGTCAGCGGCTTCATCGTCAGAGCTGAAGGCAACACTCGATTCAGCATGTGGACGATGATTGCCGCATTCGTCCTAAATGCCGTCCTCGATCCGATCTTCATATTTTCGATGGACTTCGGTGTGCGAGGCGCAGCCCTGGCGACACTGGTATCTCAGATCGCTGCTATTTGCCTCTATATCGCTTATTTTACGAAGCCTGGCGGGATAGTCCTCGTCAGGATATCTCACATCTCGTTGGGAGCAGGTCGCATCAGACAGCTCGCGTTGGTAGGGGCACCGGCGACCATGACCAGTGTTTTATCTGCGATTGCCGTTATGCTCTTGTACGGAGCTGCCGCGCCGTTCGGAGACGAGTCCATCGCGGCCGTGGGAATAGCTGCGCGCATCTTGACGATCGGCGCACTGCCTATCACCGGCTTCTGTATAGGCGCTCAAGCTGTCCTGGGTTTCGGTTGGGGCGCACGTGACTTTGCTCGTATATTGAAGACCGCGAAGTTCATGCTCTTGATGACTGTCGCTCTTTCCGTTACGTATTCTGCAGCCGTTGTGGTTTTTGTCCGGCCTTTGGTCAGGCTGTTCAGCGATAGCGATAAGGTCACAGAACTCGCCGTATCGACCTGCATCGTCTTTCATCTGTTTTTTGGACTTTTTGGTGTTCAGAGTTTCGTGACGACGATGCTTCAGTCGTTCGGGAGAGCACGCCTCAGTGCGGTTGTCTCCTTGGCGAGGCAAGGCTATCTCTTCATACCTGCCGTACTGCTATTTCCCGTCGTATCGGGTTTCAACGGACTGCTGGCCAGTCAGGCAATCGCTGAGTTGGGCGCCGGAATGATTGCACTGTTTGTCTTGGTCCACCAGTTCGCTGAGCTCAGACGAGCGCTCCGGCACCTTCCGTCAAGAACGATCGAGGTCGCGGGTTGA
- a CDS encoding IS5 family transposase, with product MRGRFTDQGGLFSYIAPDKRVPANHPLRKVRDLVRDVLSDLNRSLGKLYASEGRPSIPPEQLLSALLLQVFYGIRSERQLMEQLDYNLLYRWFVGLSPDDPVWDPTTFTKNRERLQSGEVFTKFMTRLLNHPQVKPLLSDEHFSVDGTLIEAWASQKSFRPKDGSGDDDDGANFHGQKRKNDTHASTSDPDSRLYRKAAGREAKLCYMGHATMENRHGLAVAGRVTHANGTAERRASETMLKARRKAAARRITAGEDKAYDTADHVANLRAIGVTPHVTQNQAVTKTGKTRNSAIDERTTRHPGYGMSQSRRAMVECIFGWGKQHGTMRKTKHRGIARVAADFLLNLIAYNLIRIPKLLAA from the coding sequence ATGCGCGGGAGGTTTACGGATCAGGGCGGCCTGTTTTCGTACATCGCGCCGGATAAGCGTGTGCCAGCGAACCATCCGCTGCGGAAGGTCCGGGATCTCGTCCGTGATGTTTTGAGTGATTTGAACCGCAGCCTTGGGAAGCTCTACGCCAGCGAGGGACGTCCTTCGATCCCCCCGGAACAATTGCTGAGCGCTTTGTTGCTGCAGGTATTCTACGGCATACGCTCGGAACGTCAGTTGATGGAGCAGCTGGACTACAATCTTTTGTATCGCTGGTTCGTCGGACTGTCGCCGGACGACCCGGTCTGGGACCCGACCACCTTCACCAAGAACCGGGAGCGGCTACAGAGCGGTGAGGTGTTCACGAAGTTCATGACCAGGCTTCTGAACCATCCGCAGGTCAAACCCCTATTGTCGGACGAGCATTTTTCGGTGGATGGAACGCTGATCGAGGCCTGGGCTTCGCAGAAGAGTTTTCGCCCCAAGGACGGCAGCGGCGACGATGACGATGGCGCCAACTTCCACGGCCAGAAGCGCAAGAACGATACCCATGCGAGCACCAGCGATCCTGACAGCAGGCTTTATCGCAAGGCGGCCGGGCGGGAGGCCAAGCTATGCTATATGGGCCACGCCACCATGGAGAACCGGCATGGGCTGGCGGTGGCCGGCAGGGTCACGCATGCCAATGGTACCGCCGAACGCCGGGCTTCGGAGACCATGCTGAAGGCAAGACGCAAAGCCGCAGCCCGCCGCATCACGGCCGGTGAGGACAAGGCGTACGATACCGCCGATCATGTCGCCAATCTTCGCGCCATCGGCGTGACGCCGCATGTGACACAGAACCAGGCCGTCACCAAAACCGGCAAGACCCGCAACAGCGCCATCGACGAACGAACCACGCGGCATCCGGGATATGGCATGTCGCAATCACGCCGGGCGATGGTCGAGTGCATCTTCGGATGGGGCAAGCAGCACGGCACCATGCGCAAGACCAAACATCGTGGCATCGCTCGCGTTGCTGCCGACTTCCTGCTCAATCTGATCGCCTATAACCTGATCCGCATTCCCAAACTGCTTGCAGCGTAG
- a CDS encoding TlpA disulfide reductase family protein: MTSLTESASQVGAADVLSVGSRAPLIKVEDWLRGQPVIKFEPGKVYIVDFWATWSGPCIASRAHFVILQDKYRNNGVEVVGIVSRSGAIAARVPAEVKNGRRLLRLAS, from the coding sequence ATGACCAGTCTGACTGAGAGCGCAAGTCAAGTCGGTGCGGCAGATGTGCTGAGCGTCGGTTCGCGGGCCCCCTTGATCAAAGTTGAGGACTGGCTACGTGGCCAGCCGGTTATAAAGTTCGAGCCTGGGAAAGTATACATCGTCGACTTTTGGGCGACGTGGTCCGGACCATGTATCGCCTCGAGGGCGCATTTTGTGATCCTGCAAGACAAATACAGGAACAATGGAGTTGAGGTGGTGGGCATCGTGTCGCGCTCCGGCGCGATAGCTGCGAGAGTGCCTGCCGAAGTGAAGAATGGTCGCCGGCTGCTAAGGTTGGCGTCATAG
- the dctA gene encoding C4-dicarboxylate transporter DctA has protein sequence MYTHRQRRSVKAAALFRPSGPWYKVLYIQVLIAILIGILVGWLWPAVGTSSWVKALGDGFIKLIKMVIAPIIFCTVVSGIAHVQDARKVGRVGVKALLYFEIVSTFALVLGLVMGNLVQAGHGLAPRADAAAVANYVKTAEGQKAVDFLLNIIPDSVVGALARGDVLQVLLFAILFGFSLMALGERGERMRGLVDDAAHAVFGVIRIVMKAAPIGAFGAMAYTIGEFGPSALGKLIGLVALFYVTAGLFVIIVLGLIARLVGFSILKFIVYIKDELLIVLGTSSSESALPQLMEKLERLGCSKPVVGLVVPTGYSFNLDGTNIYMTLATLFIAQALGVDLSFGQQLTILVVAMLTSKGASGVTGAGFVTLAATLTVVSPELVPGIAIVFSIDKFMSEVRALTNIIGNGIAAVFVSWWEGELDHDSLHAQLK, from the coding sequence ATGTACACTCACCGCCAGCGCCGCTCTGTCAAAGCCGCCGCCCTGTTCCGGCCATCTGGCCCGTGGTACAAAGTTCTTTACATCCAGGTACTCATCGCGATCCTGATTGGGATTCTCGTTGGCTGGTTGTGGCCTGCTGTGGGGACGAGCAGCTGGGTCAAAGCGCTTGGCGACGGTTTCATCAAGCTGATCAAGATGGTGATCGCACCGATCATCTTCTGCACTGTTGTGTCTGGAATTGCGCATGTTCAGGATGCACGAAAGGTCGGCCGAGTCGGCGTCAAGGCACTGCTTTACTTCGAGATCGTATCAACCTTCGCGCTCGTCCTGGGTCTCGTGATGGGCAATCTCGTTCAGGCCGGTCATGGGCTCGCTCCCAGGGCTGATGCCGCGGCGGTAGCTAACTATGTCAAGACGGCGGAAGGGCAGAAGGCGGTCGATTTTCTCCTCAACATCATTCCTGATAGCGTGGTTGGCGCCCTGGCGCGAGGCGACGTGCTACAGGTGCTGCTGTTTGCCATCCTATTCGGGTTCTCGCTGATGGCGCTTGGCGAGCGTGGTGAGCGGATGCGCGGTCTGGTTGACGATGCTGCGCACGCGGTGTTTGGTGTCATTAGAATCGTGATGAAGGCCGCGCCGATCGGAGCGTTCGGCGCCATGGCCTACACCATCGGTGAATTCGGACCCTCCGCGCTCGGTAAACTCATCGGATTAGTTGCGCTGTTCTATGTGACAGCCGGGCTCTTCGTGATCATTGTGCTTGGCCTGATCGCGCGCTTGGTCGGCTTTTCCATCCTAAAGTTCATCGTCTACATCAAGGATGAGCTGCTGATCGTGCTCGGAACGTCGTCGTCCGAAAGCGCGCTGCCGCAGTTGATGGAAAAACTCGAACGGCTGGGCTGTTCCAAGCCGGTCGTGGGCCTAGTGGTGCCGACGGGATACTCTTTCAATTTGGATGGGACTAACATTTACATGACGTTGGCGACGTTGTTCATCGCGCAGGCGCTCGGGGTCGATCTCAGCTTTGGCCAGCAGCTCACGATACTCGTTGTGGCAATGCTCACCTCGAAGGGCGCAAGCGGTGTTACCGGTGCTGGCTTCGTTACCCTGGCCGCAACGTTGACGGTGGTCAGTCCTGAGCTTGTGCCGGGCATTGCGATCGTATTCTCGATTGACAAGTTCATGAGCGAAGTGCGCGCGCTTACGAACATTATCGGGAACGGTATTGCCGCGGTGTTTGTATCCTGGTGGGAAGGCGAACTCGACCATGACTCACTACACGCGCAGCTCAAGTGA
- a CDS encoding DUF6538 domain-containing protein, with translation MARLVKRNRSGNWYFRKRIPADVQPILAKLPKERWPCCWYKTGIILISTGTADKNLARTSQLDIASDVERQFKALREGPKPLTP, from the coding sequence ATGGCGCGGCTCGTCAAGAGGAACCGTTCGGGGAACTGGTACTTCCGCAAGAGAATACCTGCTGACGTTCAACCCATTCTGGCGAAGCTGCCCAAGGAACGTTGGCCATGCTGCTGGTATAAGACCGGCATCATCCTGATCTCGACGGGCACCGCTGATAAGAATCTTGCGAGGACGAGCCAGCTGGACATTGCCTCTGACGTTGAGCGCCAATTCAAGGCGCTACGTGAAGGTCCCAAGCCGCTCACGCCTTAG
- a CDS encoding uridylate kinase — protein sequence MTVKVVKFGGSSFRRADCYRSVSTHIANRLATDADRVVVVVSAMYGVTESLKALAFSVNDLCNSRALDTVLTTGEIASVGLLEAALERHSIPASSLFGYSSGIQTSSDFNRAYIEDIDKAPLLSALQVSKVVIVAGAQGLDKSGRISMLGRNSSDLTAVLAADIVGSSSCEIYSDVCGIYTSDPHLVNEAKLVQDISYATVSRMGRCGAKVLHHGAVEYASTRGIVISCKSLVPEIVGTQVGSVGEVATVVINRSAKRVTFGSSCEQQVALALLSALNITWITVDGDVGHSIYLSHDVEFAVTKFAQRGIKPLDISTRILVTEINTGKQKAREFQDLDAAVSYARRVHAALHPEEPGLAATL from the coding sequence ATGACAGTCAAAGTAGTGAAGTTCGGTGGCTCTTCATTCCGGCGGGCGGATTGCTACCGGTCTGTTTCTACCCACATAGCGAACAGACTCGCTACTGATGCAGATAGAGTCGTTGTCGTTGTTAGTGCAATGTATGGGGTAACTGAGTCCCTGAAGGCACTGGCGTTCTCAGTAAACGATCTATGCAACAGTCGCGCATTGGACACCGTTTTAACGACGGGTGAGATTGCGTCCGTCGGCTTACTCGAGGCAGCGTTGGAGAGGCATTCGATTCCGGCATCATCTCTGTTCGGTTATTCGTCGGGGATCCAAACGTCGTCTGACTTCAATCGCGCATACATCGAAGATATAGACAAGGCGCCGCTTCTTAGCGCCCTGCAGGTAAGCAAAGTGGTCATAGTTGCCGGCGCCCAGGGCTTAGATAAGAGCGGGCGCATCTCAATGCTTGGACGTAATAGTTCTGATTTAACCGCTGTGCTGGCGGCTGACATTGTGGGAAGCAGTTCGTGTGAAATTTATTCGGACGTATGCGGTATTTACACGTCCGATCCGCATTTAGTGAACGAGGCGAAGTTGGTGCAAGACATCTCTTATGCCACTGTTAGTCGCATGGGGCGCTGCGGCGCCAAAGTTCTTCACCACGGAGCCGTCGAGTACGCTTCTACTCGTGGAATCGTAATTTCTTGTAAATCGTTGGTGCCGGAGATCGTCGGAACGCAGGTCGGCAGCGTGGGCGAGGTTGCGACCGTTGTAATTAATCGCTCAGCAAAACGAGTAACGTTCGGCAGCTCCTGCGAGCAGCAGGTAGCGTTAGCTCTCCTGAGCGCACTGAACATCACGTGGATCACTGTCGATGGAGATGTAGGACATTCGATCTATCTAAGTCATGATGTAGAGTTTGCCGTCACCAAGTTTGCGCAACGAGGGATAAAGCCGCTCGATATATCGACAAGAATCCTAGTTACTGAGATCAATACGGGTAAGCAAAAAGCACGCGAATTCCAGGATCTGGATGCTGCGGTTTCTTACGCTAGAAGAGTCCACGCCGCTCTTCACCCTGAAGAGCCGGGATTGGCCGCGACGCTGTGA
- a CDS encoding outer membrane protein: MKNLLLATVSIVALDAVAPAFGADLAAQPVQPLYTIAPQPVAAATYDWSGYYLGMNGGLGSSSNCWDFNAGTSEGCHDATGVTIGGQIGYRWQIGQIVLGVEGRGNWADLTGSNVSVAFSDVNQTKIDAFGLVTGQIGYAFDNVLLYAKGGAAVTSNTYQISSILTGAQLGNSEHVLWGGALGAGIEYGFAPNWSVGFEYDHLFMQPATVTFAAPAGGTDRIRQDFNLLTARLNYKFGGPILLKY; encoded by the coding sequence ATGAAGAACTTGTTGCTCGCCACTGTGAGCATTGTGGCGCTTGACGCGGTGGCGCCCGCATTTGGCGCGGATCTGGCTGCGCAGCCCGTCCAACCTCTCTACACCATAGCTCCGCAGCCTGTCGCGGCTGCAACCTACGACTGGAGCGGCTACTATCTCGGTATGAACGGTGGCTTGGGCTCTAGCTCGAATTGCTGGGATTTCAATGCCGGCACGTCCGAGGGCTGTCATGACGCGACCGGCGTGACCATTGGTGGCCAGATCGGCTATCGATGGCAGATAGGCCAGATCGTTCTTGGTGTTGAAGGCCGGGGAAATTGGGCTGATTTGACCGGCTCGAATGTCAGCGTCGCGTTTTCGGATGTCAACCAGACCAAGATTGATGCGTTTGGCCTGGTGACAGGGCAGATCGGCTACGCCTTCGACAACGTACTGCTTTACGCCAAAGGCGGCGCCGCAGTCACGAGCAACACCTATCAGATCAGCTCGATCCTCACGGGCGCGCAGCTTGGGAACAGCGAGCACGTTCTTTGGGGCGGCGCTTTGGGAGCCGGCATCGAGTACGGGTTCGCACCGAACTGGTCGGTTGGCTTCGAGTACGATCACCTATTCATGCAGCCCGCCACGGTGACTTTCGCCGCGCCCGCTGGTGGGACCGATCGCATCCGCCAGGATTTCAATCTTCTGACTGCACGGCTCAACTATAAGTTCGGCGGTCCGATTCTTCTCAAATATTAA